In a genomic window of Variovorax paradoxus:
- the flgL gene encoding flagellar hook-associated protein FlgL, with amino-acid sequence MTATRLASATTYDNAVRQLTTRQSQLSKLQEQLSASKKVLRPSDDPTGAAQAERAITRMARVSTDQRALELQRNAVSTAESTLGSATAAMAEFRTLVVNAGNATLSAADRATIAQRLTTLRGQLLGYANAQDSNGQSLFGGLGSTAAPFVDNGSGVRFDGIAGQAGAASDTAIPSMLDGHATWMDVPTGNGVFTVSQAAGTRNVYNDAGKVVDPSALTGHGYRVAFSVANGVTTYDVIDTTTQATLKSGQPYTAGQAIEFAGISLTASGVPADGNALTVAPSGKTSLFGVLDQAIAGVKDGSNSSGQLAQNVAQSLVQIDAASARLSASRGRAGDLLNQVDSISDRQSSRSLQLEADRSRAEDLDTIQALSDFKTQQTAYSAALGSYAEIQKLSLFNFIG; translated from the coding sequence ATGACAGCCACCCGCCTCGCCAGCGCCACCACCTACGACAACGCGGTGCGCCAGCTCACCACGCGCCAGTCCCAGCTCTCGAAGCTGCAGGAGCAACTCAGCGCCAGCAAGAAGGTGCTGCGCCCGAGCGACGACCCGACCGGCGCGGCGCAGGCCGAGCGCGCCATCACGCGCATGGCGCGCGTCAGCACCGACCAGCGCGCGCTCGAGCTGCAGCGCAACGCGGTGTCGACGGCCGAGTCGACCCTGGGCAGCGCGACCGCGGCCATGGCCGAGTTCCGCACGCTGGTGGTGAACGCCGGCAACGCCACGCTGTCGGCGGCCGACCGCGCCACCATCGCGCAGCGCCTGACCACCCTGCGCGGGCAACTGCTCGGCTATGCCAACGCGCAGGACAGCAACGGCCAGTCGCTGTTCGGCGGCCTGGGCAGCACCGCCGCGCCCTTCGTCGACAACGGCAGCGGCGTGCGCTTCGACGGCATCGCGGGCCAGGCCGGCGCGGCCAGCGACACCGCCATCCCCTCGATGCTCGACGGCCACGCCACCTGGATGGACGTGCCCACCGGCAACGGCGTGTTCACCGTGAGCCAGGCGGCCGGCACGCGCAACGTCTACAACGACGCCGGCAAGGTGGTCGATCCCTCTGCGCTGACCGGCCACGGCTACCGCGTCGCCTTCAGCGTCGCCAACGGCGTGACCACCTACGACGTGATCGACACCACGACGCAGGCCACGCTCAAGTCGGGCCAGCCCTACACCGCGGGCCAGGCGATCGAGTTCGCCGGGATCTCGCTCACGGCCAGCGGCGTGCCGGCCGACGGCAATGCTTTGACCGTCGCGCCCAGCGGCAAGACCAGCCTGTTCGGCGTGCTCGACCAGGCGATCGCGGGCGTGAAGGACGGCAGCAACAGCAGCGGCCAGCTGGCGCAGAACGTGGCGCAGTCGCTGGTGCAGATCGACGCCGCGAGCGCGCGGCTGTCGGCCTCGCGGGGCCGCGCGGGCGACCTGCTGAATCAGGTCGACAGCATCTCCGACCGCCAGTCCTCGCGCAGCCTGCAGCTCGAGGCCGACCGCTCGCGCGCCGAGGACCTCGACACGATCCAGGCGCTGTCCGACTTCAAGACCCAGCAGACCGCCTACTCCGCGGCCCTCGGCTCCTATGCCGAAATCCAGAAGCTGTCGCTGTTCAACTTCATCGGCTGA
- a CDS encoding aromatic-ring-hydroxylating dioxygenase subunit beta, translated as MNFLDWNEQQEITQFLHHEARLLDEHRWDEWQRLFTPDGLYWVPLVHGQADHLNHASLFCEDALLRSMRARRLEQARAYSQQPPTRTVHVVGNIGIEAREEGTEGKGAGCTVRSTFVLLEWRKTEQRMFGGSVLHTLRRHEGELRIHLKRVELVNCDAAHEALQVFV; from the coding sequence ATGAACTTCCTCGACTGGAACGAACAGCAGGAGATCACGCAGTTCCTGCATCACGAGGCGCGGCTGCTCGACGAGCACCGCTGGGACGAATGGCAGCGCCTGTTCACGCCCGACGGCCTGTACTGGGTGCCGCTGGTGCACGGCCAGGCCGACCACCTCAACCATGCCTCGCTGTTCTGCGAGGACGCGCTGCTGCGCTCGATGCGCGCGCGCCGGCTCGAGCAGGCGCGCGCCTATTCGCAGCAGCCGCCCACGCGCACGGTGCACGTGGTGGGCAACATCGGCATCGAGGCGCGCGAGGAGGGCACAGAGGGCAAGGGGGCCGGCTGCACCGTGCGCTCCACCTTCGTGCTGCTCGAATGGCGCAAGACCGAGCAGCGCATGTTCGGCGGCAGCGTGCTGCACACGCTGCGCCGCCACGAGGGCGAACTGCGCATCCATCTCAAGCGCGTCGAGCTGGTCAATTGCGACGCCGCGCACGAAGCGTTGCAGGTGTTCGTGTGA
- a CDS encoding ABC transporter substrate-binding protein: protein MLALSPRAEAQTVKVGIAMDLSGPFAVGGAESKAGFAVAIKQLGGKLGGVPVEFVEADTAGNPETARQVVERMLMRDKIDLFTGPVGSSVALAVAPPLFAAKVPYLSSNTGPSDLSGARCNPYFFGASYPNDAYHEAAGKFAGDKGFKKVALIAPSYPGGKDAITGFKRTYKGGTGDELYTKLGQLDYSAELAQIRASKPDALYFFLPGAMGVAFIKQFVGAGLSKDVALISTAFSADEDMIPAVGEPMLGLFNTAHWSFDLDNPANQRFVAAFRQQNNGRNPSFYAGQAYDVLMAMDAAVRDVGGKVADKPALLKAIKAANYKSVRGDFRYGANNFPVQNYYLRVIAKDGSGRIANKVIGTVLTNYQDTTAAQCAMKPS from the coding sequence CTGCTGGCCCTGTCGCCGCGCGCCGAGGCGCAGACCGTCAAGGTCGGCATCGCGATGGACCTGTCGGGGCCCTTCGCGGTCGGCGGCGCCGAGTCGAAGGCCGGCTTCGCGGTCGCGATCAAGCAGCTGGGCGGCAAGCTCGGCGGCGTGCCGGTCGAGTTCGTCGAGGCCGACACCGCGGGCAACCCCGAGACCGCGCGCCAGGTGGTCGAGCGCATGCTGATGCGCGACAAGATCGATCTGTTCACCGGACCGGTCGGCTCGTCGGTGGCGCTGGCGGTGGCGCCGCCGCTGTTCGCGGCCAAGGTGCCCTACCTGTCGAGCAACACCGGGCCGAGCGACCTCTCGGGCGCGCGCTGCAACCCCTATTTCTTCGGCGCCTCGTACCCCAACGATGCTTATCACGAGGCGGCCGGCAAGTTCGCGGGCGACAAGGGCTTCAAGAAGGTGGCGCTGATCGCGCCCAGCTACCCGGGCGGCAAGGACGCCATCACCGGCTTCAAGCGCACCTACAAGGGCGGCACGGGCGACGAGCTCTACACCAAGCTGGGCCAGCTCGACTACTCGGCCGAGCTCGCGCAGATCCGCGCCTCGAAGCCCGATGCGCTCTACTTCTTCCTGCCGGGCGCGATGGGCGTGGCCTTCATCAAGCAGTTCGTGGGCGCGGGCCTGTCGAAGGACGTGGCGCTGATCTCCACCGCCTTCTCGGCCGACGAGGACATGATCCCCGCGGTCGGCGAGCCGATGCTCGGGCTGTTCAATACCGCGCACTGGTCCTTCGACCTCGACAACCCGGCCAACCAGCGCTTCGTGGCCGCGTTCCGGCAGCAGAACAACGGCCGCAACCCCTCGTTCTACGCGGGCCAGGCCTACGACGTGCTGATGGCGATGGACGCGGCGGTGCGCGACGTCGGCGGCAAGGTGGCCGACAAGCCCGCGCTGCTGAAGGCGATCAAGGCCGCCAACTACAAGTCGGTGCGCGGCGACTTCCGCTATGGCGCCAACAACTTCCCGGTGCAGAACTACTACCTGCGCGTGATCGCCAAGGACGGCAGCGGCCGCATCGCCAACAAGGTGATCGGCACCGTGCTGACGAACTACCAGGACACGACCGCGGCGCAGTGCGCGATGAAGCCGTCCTGA
- a CDS encoding Rieske 2Fe-2S domain-containing protein, which translates to MTIDLQSLVQPDRVHKRVYTDPAIFELEMDRVFGQAWLYVGHESQVPKPGDYFTTRLGREPVVMVRHTDGQIHVMFNRCPHKGAKIVPDGSGSAGKFLRCLYHGWTFKCDGSLLSVPLRSGYEDTGLDLKDPQYGVRNVARVATHRGFVFASLSKEGPELKEFLGGVATSLDNFCDRAPEGEVEVAGGVQRVIQRNNWKIFFENLHDTIHAVATHESSWRAAKEEFEAMPAGTQKPFEVVIVDGNGEPLEFWEKLELKGYDNGHGFMEGIFVPPTDPVSLAYVAALEAAQGAERADQILRVNRHNTIVYPSCSPHTSFQQIRVIRPLSVDRTLVEIFSFRLKGAPEATFQRTLKYTNIVNSPSSNVMPDDLEAYNRVQEGLGSNGGDWVSMHRAVGRDQPLPGGRASNGNSEMPARNMFGAWAKYMGVDTGSAA; encoded by the coding sequence ATGACCATCGACCTGCAGTCCCTCGTGCAGCCCGACCGCGTCCACAAGCGCGTCTACACCGACCCCGCGATCTTCGAGCTCGAGATGGACCGCGTGTTTGGCCAGGCCTGGCTCTACGTCGGCCACGAGAGCCAGGTGCCCAAGCCCGGCGACTACTTCACCACCCGGCTCGGCCGCGAGCCCGTGGTGATGGTGCGCCACACCGACGGCCAGATCCACGTGATGTTCAACCGCTGCCCGCACAAGGGCGCCAAGATCGTGCCCGACGGCAGCGGCAGCGCCGGCAAGTTCCTGCGCTGCCTCTATCACGGCTGGACCTTCAAGTGCGACGGCAGCCTGCTGTCGGTGCCGCTGCGCAGCGGCTACGAGGACACGGGGCTCGACCTCAAGGACCCGCAGTACGGCGTGCGCAACGTGGCGCGCGTCGCCACGCACCGCGGCTTCGTGTTCGCGAGCCTGTCGAAGGAAGGCCCCGAGCTCAAGGAGTTCCTCGGCGGCGTCGCCACCTCGCTCGACAACTTCTGCGACCGCGCGCCCGAGGGCGAGGTCGAGGTGGCCGGCGGCGTGCAGCGCGTGATCCAGCGCAACAACTGGAAGATCTTCTTCGAGAACCTGCACGACACCATCCACGCGGTGGCCACGCACGAGTCGTCGTGGCGCGCGGCCAAGGAGGAGTTCGAGGCCATGCCGGCCGGCACGCAAAAACCCTTCGAGGTGGTGATCGTCGACGGCAACGGCGAGCCGCTCGAGTTCTGGGAGAAGCTCGAGCTCAAGGGCTACGACAACGGCCACGGCTTCATGGAAGGCATCTTCGTGCCGCCGACCGACCCGGTGAGCCTGGCCTACGTGGCCGCGCTCGAGGCGGCGCAGGGCGCCGAGCGCGCCGACCAGATCCTGCGCGTGAACCGCCACAACACCATCGTCTACCCGAGCTGCTCGCCCCACACCTCGTTCCAGCAGATCCGCGTGATCCGGCCGCTGTCGGTCGACCGCACGCTGGTCGAGATCTTCAGCTTCCGGCTCAAGGGCGCGCCCGAGGCCACCTTCCAGCGCACGCTCAAGTACACGAACATCGTCAACTCGCCCTCGTCGAACGTGATGCCCGACGACCTCGAGGCCTACAACCGGGTGCAGGAGGGCCTGGGTTCGAACGGCGGCGACTGGGTCAGCATGCACCGCGCCGTGGGACGCGACCAGCCGCTGCCCGGCGGGCGCGCCTCCAACGGCAACAGCGAGATGCCCGCGCGCAACATGTTCGGCGCCTGGGCCAAGTACATGGGCGTGGACACCGGGAGCGCCGCATGA
- a CDS encoding cysteine hydrolase, translating to MKAALLAMHYQNDVLHADGKVRVGVAADDPARPRLIASAGRLIAGARAAGVPVIFVRIAFAPGYVDCLDNCTLFRRVAQSGAVQEGSWGAEFYDELAPLPGEAVVTHKRNNPFWASGLEQAVRATGADRLYVAGIATNHVVEHGARHASDLGYDVAVVADACNTAQPHLHAASLENLSMLAQVIGVEDALAQMGP from the coding sequence GTGAAGGCCGCGCTGCTCGCGATGCACTACCAGAACGACGTGCTGCACGCCGACGGCAAGGTGCGCGTGGGTGTCGCGGCCGACGATCCGGCGCGCCCGCGGCTGATCGCCTCGGCCGGCCGGCTGATCGCGGGTGCGCGCGCCGCCGGCGTGCCGGTGATCTTCGTGCGCATCGCCTTCGCGCCCGGCTACGTCGACTGCCTCGACAACTGCACGCTGTTCCGCCGGGTCGCGCAGAGCGGCGCGGTGCAGGAGGGCAGCTGGGGTGCCGAGTTCTACGACGAGCTCGCGCCGCTGCCGGGCGAGGCCGTGGTCACGCACAAGCGCAACAACCCCTTCTGGGCCAGCGGGCTCGAGCAGGCGGTGCGCGCCACCGGCGCCGACCGGCTCTACGTGGCGGGCATCGCGACCAACCACGTGGTCGAGCACGGCGCGCGCCATGCGAGCGACCTGGGCTACGACGTGGCGGTGGTGGCCGATGCCTGCAACACGGCGCAGCCGCACCTGCATGCCGCGAGCCTGGAGAATCTGTCGATGCTCGCGCAGGTGATCGGCGTCGAGGACGCGCTCGCCCAGATGGGCCCCTGA
- a CDS encoding oxidoreductase: MNPAPSMLELVVASASALTPAIKAFVLRSANGEALPAFAPGAHLGVQVMQSNGQAGQRAYSLAQPHGAPDRYEIAVLHEPDGAGGSAWMHGLAEGARVLAQAPRNDFALRQGEAAPLLIAGGIGITPLLCMARALAAEGRSFEFHYATRSPEATAYLDEVRALGGRVVHDGGDPARGLDLRALLAAPVPGRHLHVCGPRGLVQAVVDTARAQGWSDDHVHFELFAGALAQSGDAAFEVRTLRSGHVLTVPPGRSLLDVLIAAGLDPLYDCRQGDCGVCAVDVVEGVPDHRDHNLSPREKADGRTICTCVSRARTPQLVLDI, encoded by the coding sequence ATGAACCCCGCGCCTTCCATGCTCGAGCTGGTGGTGGCCTCGGCCAGCGCGCTCACGCCGGCCATCAAGGCCTTCGTGCTGCGCAGCGCGAACGGCGAGGCGCTGCCCGCGTTCGCGCCCGGCGCGCACCTGGGCGTGCAGGTGATGCAGTCCAACGGGCAGGCCGGCCAGCGTGCGTACTCGCTGGCGCAACCCCATGGCGCGCCGGACCGCTACGAGATCGCCGTGCTGCACGAGCCCGATGGCGCGGGCGGCTCGGCCTGGATGCATGGCCTGGCCGAGGGCGCGCGCGTGCTCGCGCAGGCCCCGCGCAACGACTTCGCGCTGCGCCAGGGCGAGGCCGCGCCGCTGCTGATCGCGGGCGGCATCGGCATCACGCCGCTCCTGTGCATGGCGCGCGCGCTCGCGGCCGAGGGCCGCTCCTTCGAGTTCCACTACGCCACGCGCAGCCCCGAGGCCACCGCCTACCTCGACGAGGTGCGCGCGCTCGGCGGCCGCGTGGTGCACGACGGCGGCGATCCCGCGCGCGGCCTCGACCTGCGCGCGCTGCTGGCCGCGCCGGTGCCCGGGCGTCATCTGCATGTCTGCGGCCCGCGCGGCCTGGTGCAGGCCGTGGTCGACACCGCGCGCGCCCAGGGCTGGAGCGACGACCACGTGCACTTCGAACTGTTCGCGGGCGCGCTCGCGCAGTCCGGCGATGCCGCCTTCGAGGTGCGCACCTTGCGCTCGGGCCACGTGCTGACGGTGCCGCCGGGCCGGAGCCTGCTCGACGTGCTGATCGCCGCGGGGCTCGACCCGCTCTACGATTGCCGCCAGGGCGACTGCGGCGTGTGCGCCGTCGACGTCGTCGAGGGCGTGCCCGACCACCGCGACCACAACCTGAGCCCGCGCGAGAAAGCCGACGGGCGCACCATCTGCACCTGCGTGTCGCGCGCCAGGACGCCGCAGCTGGTGCTCGACATCTGA
- a CDS encoding HDOD domain-containing protein, giving the protein MSQSVLGSLTLGYRPFWNRPRALAGVQLFVHEDRQRIDGRHLLRTLAETWNADSPTLLLSIQTPEFLRDIASNAEAAGPMLEIPLGWMQDAGLRPAVRAAARRGVRMVASGVPTQIPDGEAAPWFERRLLRLAPEDAMDALRLAQVTRDTTVFDRSMAHPGDESPVRPEALIDGVASRALAEHALDQQNAWAVAGWPSEDVLHGYGGQPLPPTRRAIVRVMNAIDAEESLERIDQLVSREAALVYALMLYLNSPGLGLPNRVASLRHGFMMIGFQRLSTWLSQQLPTASEDANLRPLNTSMAMRGHLVAHLMDAGIEDDLKREVYLCGLFSQLDLVMGEPLRTSFGRIPLTDRIVAATIAQNGPYAPALQLAIALESSNPTALRNLRRTHAVDAEEVNRALLRMIAAGGF; this is encoded by the coding sequence ATGTCTCAATCGGTACTCGGCAGCCTGACCCTCGGCTACCGCCCGTTCTGGAACCGGCCGCGCGCACTCGCGGGAGTCCAGCTCTTCGTCCACGAGGACCGCCAACGCATCGACGGGCGCCACCTGCTGCGCACCCTGGCCGAGACCTGGAACGCCGATTCGCCGACGCTCCTGCTGTCGATCCAGACGCCCGAGTTCCTGCGCGACATCGCGAGCAATGCCGAGGCGGCCGGCCCGATGCTCGAGATCCCGCTCGGCTGGATGCAGGACGCCGGCCTGCGCCCCGCCGTGCGCGCCGCGGCCCGCCGCGGCGTGCGCATGGTCGCGAGCGGCGTGCCGACCCAGATCCCCGACGGCGAGGCAGCGCCGTGGTTCGAGCGCCGGCTGCTGCGGCTCGCGCCCGAGGACGCGATGGACGCGCTGCGCCTGGCGCAGGTGACGCGCGACACCACGGTGTTCGACCGCAGCATGGCGCACCCCGGCGACGAAAGCCCGGTGCGCCCCGAGGCGCTGATCGACGGCGTGGCCAGCCGCGCGCTGGCCGAGCATGCGCTCGACCAGCAGAACGCCTGGGCCGTGGCCGGCTGGCCCAGCGAGGACGTGCTGCACGGCTACGGCGGCCAGCCGCTGCCGCCGACGCGGCGCGCCATCGTGCGCGTGATGAACGCGATCGATGCCGAGGAGTCGCTCGAGCGCATCGACCAGCTCGTGAGCCGCGAGGCCGCGCTGGTCTACGCGCTGATGCTCTACCTGAACTCGCCGGGCCTGGGGCTGCCGAACCGCGTGGCCTCGCTGCGCCACGGCTTCATGATGATCGGCTTCCAGCGCCTGAGCACCTGGCTGTCGCAGCAGCTGCCGACCGCCAGCGAGGACGCCAACCTGCGCCCGCTCAACACTTCGATGGCGATGCGCGGCCACCTGGTCGCCCACCTGATGGACGCCGGCATCGAGGACGACCTCAAGCGCGAGGTCTACCTGTGCGGCCTGTTCTCGCAGCTCGATCTGGTGATGGGCGAGCCGCTGCGCACCAGCTTCGGCCGCATCCCGCTGACCGACCGCATCGTGGCCGCGACCATCGCGCAGAACGGCCCCTACGCGCCGGCGCTGCAGCTCGCGATCGCGCTCGAATCGAGCAACCCGACCGCGCTGCGCAACCTGCGCCGCACGCATGCGGTCGATGCCGAGGAAGTCAACCGCGCGCTGCTACGGATGATCGCGGCGGGCGGCTTCTAG
- a CDS encoding SDR family oxidoreductase, protein MNMQGKVAIVTGAAAMLGSAIVRTLAGAGARVVAVDIDAARGQALAEEVGAACRFAACDIANDEALDALVADALRIEGRIDCLVNNAVVYNDGGMGAKRAEWLAALDVNLVSGALLVHKATEALAAQGGAIVNMGSVGGKFGTADRALYPAAKAAILQLTRNQAATLAPRRIRVNSVSPGWTWSDALSRMAGGDRAKADRMAAPLHPLGRAGDGDDVAQVVLFLCSDAARFVTGADIPVDGGFSMLGPDQGRSARDWFAS, encoded by the coding sequence ATGAACATGCAAGGCAAGGTCGCGATCGTCACCGGCGCGGCCGCGATGCTGGGCAGCGCCATCGTGCGCACGCTGGCGGGGGCCGGCGCGCGCGTGGTCGCGGTCGACATCGACGCGGCGCGCGGCCAGGCGCTGGCGGAAGAGGTCGGCGCGGCTTGCCGCTTCGCCGCCTGCGACATCGCGAACGACGAAGCGCTCGACGCGCTGGTGGCCGATGCGCTGCGCATCGAGGGCCGCATCGACTGCCTGGTCAACAACGCCGTGGTCTACAACGACGGCGGCATGGGCGCGAAGCGCGCCGAATGGCTGGCCGCGCTCGACGTCAACCTGGTCTCGGGCGCATTGCTCGTGCACAAGGCGACCGAGGCGCTGGCCGCGCAGGGCGGGGCCATCGTCAACATGGGCAGCGTGGGCGGCAAGTTCGGCACCGCCGACCGCGCGCTCTATCCCGCGGCCAAGGCGGCGATCCTGCAGCTCACGCGCAACCAGGCCGCGACGCTGGCGCCGCGGCGCATCCGCGTGAACTCGGTGTCGCCGGGCTGGACCTGGTCGGACGCGCTCTCGCGCATGGCCGGCGGCGACCGCGCCAAGGCCGACCGCATGGCCGCGCCGCTGCATCCGCTGGGCCGCGCGGGCGACGGCGACGACGTGGCGCAGGTGGTGCTGTTCCTGTGCTCGGACGCGGCACGCTTCGTGACGGGAGCCGACATTCCGGTCGACGGCGGCTTTTCAATGCTCGGGCCCGATCAGGGCCGCTCGGCGCGCGACTGGTTCGCGAGCTAG
- a CDS encoding dienelactone hydrolase family protein — protein sequence MSHYIDIPAGDGAQSFRGYLALPASGRGPGIVLCQEIFGINDYVREVADLYAEEGYVVLAPDLFWRMEPGVELGYSPEDWQRAFGFFQQFDIEAGIADVTASVQALRAHPACTGKVGALGFCLGGKLAYLAAAHSGVDAAVGYYGVGIEGALELVPKIACPIALHFAELDKFCPPEARAQVLEAFTGRPGAQMYVYPGVDHAFARTGGDHFDKPSTLMAHQRSMALFKEAIGPVYDLSALWDKHCEYEFATRDVVATMGTMVAEPYVNHIPTMTGGVGAKELSRFYKHHFIPTTPPDTRLTPISRTVGATQIVDEMLFCFTHTVEIDWMLPGIAPTGRPVEIPLVAIVKFRGDKLYHEHIYWDQASVLAQIGLLDATGLPVAGVETARKLVDEQLPSNTLMPRWAKSTALTIADPALPLG from the coding sequence ATGAGCCACTACATCGACATCCCGGCCGGCGACGGCGCGCAGAGCTTTCGCGGCTACCTGGCCCTGCCGGCCTCGGGCCGCGGCCCCGGCATCGTGCTGTGCCAGGAGATCTTCGGCATCAACGACTACGTGCGCGAGGTGGCCGACCTCTATGCCGAGGAAGGCTACGTGGTGCTCGCGCCCGACCTGTTCTGGCGCATGGAACCCGGCGTCGAGCTGGGCTACTCGCCCGAGGACTGGCAGCGCGCCTTCGGCTTCTTCCAGCAGTTCGACATCGAGGCCGGCATCGCCGACGTGACCGCCAGCGTGCAGGCGCTGCGCGCGCACCCGGCCTGCACCGGCAAGGTCGGCGCGCTGGGCTTCTGCCTTGGCGGCAAGCTGGCCTACCTCGCGGCCGCGCATTCGGGCGTGGACGCGGCGGTCGGCTACTACGGCGTCGGCATCGAGGGCGCGCTCGAGCTGGTGCCGAAGATCGCATGCCCGATCGCGCTGCACTTCGCCGAGCTCGACAAGTTCTGCCCGCCCGAGGCGCGCGCCCAGGTGCTCGAGGCCTTCACGGGCCGGCCCGGCGCGCAGATGTACGTCTACCCCGGCGTCGACCATGCCTTCGCGCGCACCGGCGGCGACCACTTCGACAAGCCCTCGACGTTGATGGCGCACCAGCGTTCCATGGCGCTGTTCAAGGAGGCGATCGGTCCGGTCTACGACCTGTCGGCGCTGTGGGACAAGCACTGCGAGTACGAGTTCGCCACGCGCGACGTGGTCGCCACCATGGGCACCATGGTCGCCGAGCCCTACGTCAACCACATCCCCACCATGACCGGCGGCGTGGGCGCGAAGGAGCTGTCGCGCTTCTACAAGCACCACTTCATTCCCACCACGCCGCCCGATACCCGGCTCACGCCGATCTCGCGCACCGTGGGCGCCACGCAGATCGTCGACGAGATGCTGTTCTGCTTCACCCACACGGTCGAGATCGACTGGATGCTGCCGGGCATCGCGCCCACGGGCCGGCCGGTGGAGATCCCGCTGGTGGCGATCGTCAAGTTCCGCGGCGACAAGCTCTATCACGAGCACATCTACTGGGACCAGGCCAGCGTGCTCGCGCAGATCGGTCTGCTCGATGCAACGGGCCTGCCGGTGGCCGGCGTCGAGACCGCGCGCAAGCTGGTCGACGAGCAATTGCCCTCGAACACGCTGATGCCGCGCTGGGCCAAGTCCACCGCGCTGACCATCGCCGACCCGGCGCTGCCGCTCGGATGA
- a CDS encoding EAL domain-containing protein: MAFQPIVDVDKGEVYAHEALVRGIHGEGAGHILGLVHARHRVEFDRACRAKAIELAAGLRMASRLSLNVMPNDAGRQGECFQSAVETAERFGFPKERLIFEVTESERVEDLPHLVQAFEMHQQHGFSSAIDDFGAGFAGFELFVALRPHIVKLDMELIRNIHTDGVRRAVVKGFVSTCGELGIHVVAEGVEVMEEAMALRELGIRLFQGYLFARPVVETLPAVNWEWEKRFD, from the coding sequence ATGGCCTTCCAGCCCATCGTCGACGTCGACAAGGGCGAGGTCTATGCGCACGAGGCGCTGGTGCGCGGCATCCACGGCGAAGGCGCCGGCCACATCCTCGGGCTGGTGCATGCGCGCCACCGCGTCGAGTTCGACCGCGCCTGCCGCGCCAAGGCGATCGAGCTCGCGGCCGGGCTGCGCATGGCCTCGCGGCTGAGCCTCAACGTGATGCCCAACGACGCCGGGCGCCAGGGCGAATGCTTCCAGAGCGCGGTCGAGACCGCCGAGCGCTTCGGCTTCCCGAAGGAGCGGCTGATCTTCGAGGTGACCGAGTCGGAGCGCGTCGAGGACCTGCCGCACCTGGTGCAGGCCTTCGAGATGCACCAGCAGCACGGTTTCTCCTCGGCCATCGACGACTTCGGCGCCGGCTTCGCGGGCTTCGAGCTGTTCGTTGCGCTCAGGCCGCACATCGTGAAGCTCGACATGGAGCTGATCCGCAACATCCACACCGACGGCGTGCGCCGCGCCGTGGTCAAGGGCTTCGTCTCGACCTGTGGCGAACTCGGCATCCACGTGGTGGCCGAGGGCGTGGAGGTGATGGAAGAGGCGATGGCGCTGCGCGAGCTCGGCATCCGGCTGTTCCAGGGCTACCTGTTCGCGCGGCCGGTGGTCGAGACCCTGCCGGCGGTGAACTGGGAGTGGGAGAAGCGCTTCGACTAG